The genomic DNA TCGCCGCCTGTCAGACGCACGGCCTTTTCCAGCGCTGACCGCGCCTGTTCGATCAGGGGTTGCGCCTCATCGGTCTTGCCGGCCTCGACGAGGGGACGCGCACGCATGTAGTAAATCCAGCCAAGGCTATCCGTGATGAAGCCATCATCCGGCCGCTGCTCCAGGGCGCGGGCGATCAGCGCTTCGGCCTCTTCCAGGTTCTCGCCGCGCTCGGCCCAGGTGTAGCCGACGTAGTTCAATGCGCCGGCATGGGTCGGGTCCATCCCCAGCACCGTTTCCATGGTGCGAAGAGCTTCTTCGGTATTGCTGGCCTCGCCCTGGATGATGCCGATGTTGTAGAACACGTCTGCGTCGGCATCGCTCTCGTCGAGCATCGATTCGAGCAGGACCAGGGCTCCCGTCACATCCCCGCCCTTGGCCTGCAAGCTGGCCAGGTAGAGATCGAGGGCGCGGCTCTTGGCGGCGCTCCGGGCTTCCTCGACGTAGGCAATCGCCTCAGCGAACTCGCCCTGGGCCTCGGCCATGCCTGCCATCTGCGTCCGCGCGTCAGCAAACCGCGGGTGATCCCGGCCAATCCTGGCCAACGCTTCTCGCGCGCCCACGTCGTCCTTCTGGCGGCGAAGTGCAATCCCCAGGAAATAGATCACTTCCTGCTGGCGAGGTTGCAACGCCAACGCGCGGCGAAACCGCTCGGCGGCGGAGGCGAAGTCCTCTTCTTCGAAATCGAGAAAACCAAGTCTCAGTAGGGTGCGCAGATCCCGCGGCTGTTCAGCCAGAGCGATTTCGAGCGTGGCGCGCGCCGCATCATTCTTCCGGAGCGAGAGTTCCGCATCTGCCTTGGCCAGAAGCGTCGCCAGGTGGCCGGGATGCGCGCCTAACATCTCCCGGTAGATGGCGATCTCGCCCTCCCGGTCGTCACGTTCATGTCGCTGCCGGGCGATCGTGCCGAACAGCTTGAGCTCGCCCGGGTGCTGAATCAAACCACGACGCAGCACCGCCTCGGATTCCGCAGCGTGGCCGAGCTTCTCCTCGGCGTCCGCCAGGGCCAGGAAGGAGCGCGTCGATTCCGGGACGTTGTCGACCAGCCATATGGCAACCTCCCGGGCATCGTCCAGGCGCCCGGCCTCTCCGAGCACGGCATACAGAAGCGCCGCCGCCTCGTTCGTGGTCGGCTCGCCGGACTCGCCCCGCAGCACCCGCTCCGCGCTCGCCGTATCCCGCCGAAAGCGATAGAGGGTGCCGAGGAAGAGGCGAATCCCCTCGTCGTCCGGCGCCAGGACGAGCGCTGCCTCGGCATGCTCGACCGCCAGATCCAGCTGGTTCGTGCGGGCAGCCAACTCGGCCGCTCGGCGGTGCAGGAAGCCGGAATCCGGATCTCCAGCCAGGGCGCGCTGGTACGCCGCCAGAGCCTCTTCGTTCCGACCCTCCGCGGTCAGTTCCTGGGCCACAAGGACATGGAATTCCGGCGGGCCCTCGGTCGGCACGGCCAGCGCCCTCGCAGGACCGTCAGATCCACCGGAGAGATTGGCGCAACCGGTCTCCCCACCCGCGAAAGCGAACAGGACGGCCGCCAGTGCGACCTTCTTCCACCACCTCAGCTCGCTCATCCAAGCCCCATCGGCTAGCCCTCCGACCGGACTGAGCAGCACGGCTCGCTCAGCCCTGGGGAGCCGCGAGAAATCTCTTCTCTTCGAGGTAGCCCACCAGCAGGGCCACACTCTCCTCGACACTCTGACCCTTCGTCGGCACCACGAGTTCCGGCTTCTCCGGCTCCTCGTAGGGAGCGGAGATCCCGGTGAACTCGGGGATCTCGCCAGCTCGGGCCTTCTTGTAGAGGCCCTTCGGATCCCGCTCTTCGCAGGTGGCCACATCCGCATCGACGAAGACCTCGACGAAGTCGCCGGCCTCGAAGAGCTCACGGACCTGGTCCCGATCCGCCCGGTAGGGCGAGATGAAGGAGGTGAACACGATCACACCGGAATCGGTGAAGAGTTTCGCCACTTCACCGATCCGCCGGATGTTCTCGGTGCGGTCTTCAGGCGAGAAGCCCAGGTTCGAGTTCAGGCCGTGGCGAACATTGTCGCCATCGAGCACGTAGGCCAGCCGGCCACGCTTGAGCAGTTCCGCCTCGGCCGCGACGGCAACCGTCGATTTGCCCGAGGCCGAGAGACCGGTGAGCCAGATCGTCGCGCCGCGCTGCCCGAGCACCTTCTCCCGATCGGCCCGCGTCACGGAGCCTCCGTGCCACGTGATATTCGTTGCCTTCGCCTCTGCCATCTTCCGGTGCTCCTCAGCGTGCTCGTTGACGCCAGCCCCATCGGATCGCGTCCGATTGGCAGCCTGGCGAGCGACGGATCCTAGCGGACGCCGCCGGGCGGGTCTGCCTGCCGGAATGCGCCTTCTCGCAGCTTTCGGGCCTCCTCGGTGATCCGGCCGGCCGCCTGGCCGATCTCCTCCTCGGTGGTGAAACGCCCGAGACCGATGCGCACCGAACAGGCAATTCGCTCCTCGGAATGGCCCAGGGCCTGCAATACATGGCTGGGTTCGGGCCGCGCGGAACTGCAAGCCGAGCCGCTCGATATCGCCACATCGTGGAGGGCCGAGAGCAGCGCGTCAGCACGCGCGCCGGGCAGCGTCACGTTCAGATTCCCCGACAGGCGCTTCGTCGGGTGTCCGTTCACCAGGAGGTCCGGGATCTCCGCGCGCAATCCGGCGAGCAAGAGATCGCGCAGCTTCGCGAGACGAGCGCCCTCTTCTTCCCGCTCGCTCGCGGCAAGTTCCATGGCGCGGGCCAGTCCTCCGATCAGCGGCATGGGAAGCGTGCCCGAGCGCAGCCCCCACTCATGGCCGCCACCGTATTGGAGCGGCACCAATCGGACCCGCTTGCCCGCCTTGCGACGGCGCACATACAGCACACCGATTCCCTGCGGCCCGTAGAGCTTGTGCCCGGTGACCGAAAGCAGGTCGATGCCGGCCTCCTCCACGTCGAGAGGAATCTTGCCCACGGCCTGGGCGGCATCGCTATGCAGCAGGACACCGCGCTCGGCGCAGACCTCGCCGATCTCCTTCAGAGGCTGCAGCACCCCGATCTCGTTGTTCGCAGCCATCACGGAGACGACGACCGTGTCGTCCTGGATGGCCTCCGCCACGGCGGCCGGATCGATCAGCCCACCACCATCGACGGGAAATACCGTCAGCCGAGCACCGTCCGCCTCGAGCGCACGGCAGGGATCGAGCACCGCAGGATGTTCGGTCGCAACCGTCACGACATGGGGCCGCTCTCGCCGCGACGCACGCACGGCACCGAGCAACGCCAGATTGTTGCTCTCGGTCGCTCCACTCGTGAAGACGATCGTGCGCGGATCCCCGGCGCCAAGCACGTCTGCAATCTGCTCCCGGGCCACCTCGACCACCGCTTCGGCACGCCAGCCGATCGCGTGGGTGTGGCTCGCCGCGTTCCCGAAACGCTCGGTGAAGAGCGGCGTCATCACATCCATGACCCTGGGATCGACCGGGGTCGTGGCGTGATGGTCGAGATACACCACGCGCGGGGAGGCCCCGCTCATCTCACGCCCCGAACGACTGGCCGCAGCCGCAGGTCGTCTTGGCGTTCGGGTTCTCGATCTTGAAGCCCGATTCCATCAGCGAATCCACGTAGTCGAGCGTCGTCCCCATCAGGTAGAGCGCGCTCTTCTCGTCGACCACGACCCGCACGCCCCCGGATTCGACCTGCGTGTCGCCGTCTTTTTCCTGGTCATCGAAGGCGAGCTGATACTGGAGCCCGGAGCAGCCTCCCCCGATCACCTTCATGCGAAGGGCGTGGCTCTCGGTCTTGCTCTCGGCATCGAGCAGGCGCTTGATCTGCTCGGAGGCGGCTTCAGTAACGCTGACCAGGGCCATGGCGGACTCCTCGAAAGGGGCGAAGACGGTTGAATAGACTAGCGAATCATAGATATCGGACCAGTTTGGTCCGAAAATGAGCAGCGAGCCTCTCGTGCGGTGGAACCTCCATGTGCGGAGCCTCTAGTCCCTTGTATCGACCAAAGGCGGA from bacterium includes the following:
- a CDS encoding tetratricopeptide repeat protein, with product MSELRWWKKVALAAVLFAFAGGETGCANLSGGSDGPARALAVPTEGPPEFHVLVAQELTAEGRNEEALAAYQRALAGDPDSGFLHRRAAELAARTNQLDLAVEHAEAALVLAPDDEGIRLFLGTLYRFRRDTASAERVLRGESGEPTTNEAAALLYAVLGEAGRLDDAREVAIWLVDNVPESTRSFLALADAEEKLGHAAESEAVLRRGLIQHPGELKLFGTIARQRHERDDREGEIAIYREMLGAHPGHLATLLAKADAELSLRKNDAARATLEIALAEQPRDLRTLLRLGFLDFEEEDFASAAERFRRALALQPRQQEVIYFLGIALRRQKDDVGAREALARIGRDHPRFADARTQMAGMAEAQGEFAEAIAYVEEARSAAKSRALDLYLASLQAKGGDVTGALVLLESMLDESDADADVFYNIGIIQGEASNTEEALRTMETVLGMDPTHAGALNYVGYTWAERGENLEEAEALIARALEQRPDDGFITDSLGWIYYMRARPLVEAGKTDEAQPLIEQARSALEKAVRLTGGDPVISEHLGDVFLLEGDRGEALLRYEEAVRLGPRHNEQPNLSEKLERLREELERH
- the cysC gene encoding adenylyl-sulfate kinase, which codes for MAEAKATNITWHGGSVTRADREKVLGQRGATIWLTGLSASGKSTVAVAAEAELLKRGRLAYVLDGDNVRHGLNSNLGFSPEDRTENIRRIGEVAKLFTDSGVIVFTSFISPYRADRDQVRELFEAGDFVEVFVDADVATCEERDPKGLYKKARAGEIPEFTGISAPYEEPEKPELVVPTKGQSVEESVALLVGYLEEKRFLAAPQG
- a CDS encoding cysteine desulfurase — encoded protein: MSGASPRVVYLDHHATTPVDPRVMDVMTPLFTERFGNAASHTHAIGWRAEAVVEVAREQIADVLGAGDPRTIVFTSGATESNNLALLGAVRASRRERPHVVTVATEHPAVLDPCRALEADGARLTVFPVDGGGLIDPAAVAEAIQDDTVVVSVMAANNEIGVLQPLKEIGEVCAERGVLLHSDAAQAVGKIPLDVEEAGIDLLSVTGHKLYGPQGIGVLYVRRRKAGKRVRLVPLQYGGGHEWGLRSGTLPMPLIGGLARAMELAASEREEEGARLAKLRDLLLAGLRAEIPDLLVNGHPTKRLSGNLNVTLPGARADALLSALHDVAISSGSACSSARPEPSHVLQALGHSEERIACSVRIGLGRFTTEEEIGQAAGRITEEARKLREGAFRQADPPGGVR
- the erpA gene encoding iron-sulfur cluster insertion protein ErpA, which produces MVSVTEAASEQIKRLLDAESKTESHALRMKVIGGGCSGLQYQLAFDDQEKDGDTQVESGGVRVVVDEKSALYLMGTTLDYVDSLMESGFKIENPNAKTTCGCGQSFGA